atggcgagacagactacagggaggaggtgaggccctgggagtgtggtgtcaggaaaacaacctctcacccaacgtcaacaaaacaaaggagctgattgtggacttcaggaaacagcagagggaccaccccctatccacatcaacagaACCGCAGTggtgaaggtggaaagcttcaagttccttgtcgTACACATAACTGaaaaatctgaaatggtccatctaCACAGACAGCAACAgcgcttcttcaacctcaggaggctgaataaatttgtcttggcaccttaaaccctcacaaacctttacagatgcacaattgagagcatcctgtcggactgtatcaccgcctggtacggcaactgcactacccgcaaccgcagggctctccagaggggggtgcggtctgcacaacgcatccccgggcaccccgctatcatccagaaggcgaggtcagtacaagctgggaccgagagactgaaaaacagcatctatctcaaggccatcaggcaGTTAAATAGTGTTAAATAGCCACCACtaacacattagaggctgctgccctatatacatagacatggaatcactggccactttaataatgtttacatattttgcattactcatatatgtatatactgtattctatcctattctactgtatcttagtctttGCCGTTCTGACATTACTCGCCCAAATATTTAAATATTCttaattcctttactttagatttgtgtgtattgttgtgaaattgttagatattactgttagatattactgcactgttagagctagaaacacaagcattttgctacacccgcaataacatctgctaaacacgtgtatgtgacaaataaaatttgatttgatctgattttcagttttgatttttaatacatttgcaaaaatgtctaaaaacttgtttttgccttgtcattatagggtattgtatgtagattgatgaggaggaaaAAACCCAatttaatatataatataaaaatagtgcactataaagagaaaagggtgccatttggtatgtaGCTACTGTTTCATTGTGACAAACAGCCctctctctgtaattgattatggtgacttgttTATGCATGCAACCTCCTCCGTCTCACAGAGACTGGactgtttatcatgcatccttgcgctttattacaaatgccaagtccctcacccaccattgcacattgtaccaaatggtaggttggacctcactttatatgcgcagaaagatacatttgcatgtgttcatctacaaagcccttttgggaaactccctctttacctctgtagtctgggCTCCTTCACtaccagcagttaccatacccggtctgataggtggttgctacttaaagtccccaggacattcacagtattagttaggcaagactgccttctcttcttgtgcaccagacGCATGGAATtgtctacaatccatgcttcatctagatatgttagtgccactgaatgaatttaaaatattgatgggagactctgttacagaggagtgtaaatgcttttattaggctggatcatgttgttgtattgtattgttgtatgttttaattatgtaatgtattgattgttgctgccttctttGCCAGGTCTCCATTGAgaaagagactctgggtctcaatgggctttaacctggttaaataaaggttaaataaaacatgtaatagTCTGTTGGTTTAATGCATTTGCCCTATCTACATAGAAACTGCAAGGTGTGCAACATCAAGGTGCAGTCCCTCTTATGCATACTCTAGTGCAAAATGGCACAAAACACACGCTTCAAGGAAACAGTAGACAGGAAATTATGCtaggtgtgtttttttgtttgtgtcaTTACAgcagttttttttgtattttaacgTTTCCTCGTGGCTGAGTTACTTAAGTTAACCCTCAAAGGATGAGTTGTATGTTGTTCTATAAAAATCTGTAAACAATGGTTAAAACTAAAATATTGCAATACACTGAAACAGTTGAGAGAGGCCTGTAGCTGGGGAATGCTCAATTTGAATCACCAGcttgattaaataaaggttaaataaaaaataaaatagtcTGCTGGTTTAATGCGTTTGCCCTATCTACATAGAAACTGCAAGGTGTGCAACATCAAGATGCAGTCCATCTTATGCATACTCTAGTGCACAATGGTACAAAACACAAGCCTCCAAGTAGACAGGAAATGATACTATGGGTGTGTTTTTTAGTTTTTGTCATTACAgcagtttttttgtattttaccgTTTCCTCGTGGCTGAGTTAAGTTAACCCTCAAAGGATGAGTTGTAAGTTGTTCTATAAAAATCTGTAAACAATGGTTAAAACTAAAATATTACAATACACTGAAACAGTTGAGAGAGGCCTGTAGCTGGGGAATGCTCAATTTGAACCACCAGCTTGATTagatttaaaaaagaataatactTAAGTACAGTAACAAAGTATTAGTCCATTAAAAGGACAAGCAGGGATTTGTCATTCAGTGTGCCAGTTTCAATGTAAGGCAGTCCCTTATTTTgatacatatactgtacatgacaATCAGTGGCtctcagagagagtgtgtgaaaaTGTGGTTCAGTCCCCTCATATTCGGAAACCACTGTTTCCTGTGAGACCCATTCACCACAGAGCTAGGGTCTTCCTCTTCACTACACGCCCACTACAAATCAAAGAGGATATCCCTGTGACTGTATGCTTAACCAAATgatgtgtgttggcgtgtgtgttcGTTCTCTACAGTATGCATGGGGATATTTTCTTATATAGTATGCTGCCCACAACTTCAAGActccattctcaatagtttcccagAAGATCATATTACATCAGACTATAATTATTTGATTCACATTTCTAAGATGACTAAGATACACCACATCATTTGAAGGGCAAGCTTTCGTATTTACATAAAGAACTTTGTCTGTTTCTCCAGTCAGCTCTCAAAGGCCAATAAAGGCTCAACTCTCGTGTTGCTTTTGTCTGAGAATGACTGATCTGAGGATGACTGATCAGTATCGTCCCATTCTGATTGGATGCTGGACCCCCTGCTTCTTCCTGGGCCCCCTGAGTGGAGCTTTGGGTTTGATGTTCATGTAGTCGCTCTGGGAACACTTCACTCTCCTCAGTCTGAGCTGAAGATGAAATTCACAGAAAGAGGTGGAGAGTGAGTAGGGTGAGCTCTGTATATGTATGCAGTGGTAGTTGCATAAAACTGTCTCCATGTATCACTTGTGTTttcaatacatacagtaccagtcaaaagtttggacacacctactcattcaagggtttttctttattttctacattgtacaataatagtgaagacatcaaaactatgaagtaacacctatggaatcatgtattaaccaaaaaagtgttaaataaatctaaatatattttatattggagattcttcaaagtagctaccctttgccatgatgacagctttgcacactcttggcattctctcaaccagcttcatgcggtagtcacctggaatgcatttcaattaacaggtgtgccttgttaaaagttaatttgtgaaatgtctTAATGCatgtgagccaatcagttgtgttgtgacaaggtaggggtggtatacaaaagatagccctatttggtaaaagaccaagtccatattatggcaagaacagctcaaataagcaaagagaaatgacagtccatcattactttaagacatgaaggtcagtcaattcagaaaatgtcaagaactttgaaagtttcttcaagtgcagtcgcaaaaaccatcaagcgctataatgaaactggctctcatgaggaccgccacaggaaaggaagaccaagagttacctctgctgcagaggataagttcattagagttaactacatctcagattgcagtccaaattaatgcttcacagagttcaagtaatagacacatctcaacatcatctgttcagaggagacagcgtgaatcaggccttcatggttgaattgctgcaaagaaaccactactaaaggacaccaataagaagaagagatttgctcgggccaagaaacatgagcaatggacattaaaccggtggaaatctgtcctttggtctgatgagtgcaaatttgagaattttggttccaaccgccgtgtctgtgaaaggtagagtaggtgaacggatggtctctgcatgtgtggttcccaccgtgaagcatggaggaggaggtgtgatggtgtgggggtgcttttctcgTGACActttcagtgatttatttagaattcaaggcacacttaatccgcatggctaccacagcattctgcagcgatatgccatcccatctggtttgcgcttagtgggactattcacaggacaatgacccaaaacacacctccgggcgatgtaagggttatttgaccaagaacgagagtgatggagtgctgcatcagatgacctggcctccacaatcacctgacctcaacccaattgagatggtttgggatgagttggactgcaaggtgaaggaaaagcagccagcaaaggctcagcatatgtgggaactccttcaagactgttggaaaagccttccaggtgaagctggctgagagaatgccaagactgtgcaaagctgtcatcaaggcaaagggtggctactttaaagaatctcaaatataaaatatatttatatttgtttaagactttttttggttactacatgattccatatgtgttatttcatctttttgatgttttcactgttattctacaatgcagaaaatatttttaaaaaggtgtaggtgagtaggtgtgtccaaacttttgactggtactgtattccaTATTACATTCTTGGACTAAATAGTTCATTATGCATTGCATTTATGCCAAGGCTTGAGAGATTACTTCAGGAGGCAGCACCTCATGGATGTAAGACAAGTTACCATCTCTCTGAGTAAAGGAAGCGAGATATCACTTACCCAGATGACAAAGGCGATGACAGTGACAGCCAGGCCATAGAGGATGGTGACCCAGAACCCCAGCACCCATGCCCAAACAGGGACACCATCCACTCTAGACTCTACACATCCCACAGTCTTTCCTGCCTGGCACTGGTATGCTGACCaaccaatcagagagagagagagatgtgagttTTAAACTTCAAAGGATTGTTTTACAGATCCAGATTAAGTATACTCCTGGGGTACTTGAGTTTTTACAAGTAACATCATtaagggaccatagctttcacctggatttatctgatcagtctttgtcatggaaagagcaggtgttcctaatgttttgtacactcagtgtatattcctTTAAATCAAGATATAGCATTTTGAACTactgtgcgtgcatgcatgcctgCGCGCATGCGTGTGAATTTGTGTGTGCTTGCATAGATTAGTTCCTTTTGAAGTAAACATACCTTCAACCAGGACCACAGTCTGAGTCTCGTCTTGTACTTTCTCAATGGGAGGTGGGTACATGGGTTGCCCCTCACAGGTATAGACCCCAGCGCGCTCCGTGGTCATTCCAGAGAGGACAAAACTGACCGTATGGTCCTGTTCGTTCACCCTCAGCCCCAGACCCTCCCCAACAGGACTCACTGTCTCTGTGGAGTTGTGGTTGTGAGCACTGTCGTGAGTGTGGTTGCCAACCTCGACCAAGCCCAAGTAAAGGTGGAATCTCATCTCCTCCTGGTCCTTGCCTGTCAGGTTGGGGCAGCTGACCGATGCAGTGCCGTTGACAGACACACGGACCACATGGAACGTTCTGAGCTTGTCTGGTGAGGGAAGGTCAAAAGTCAAACAGAGGCCGTCAGTTGTGTGCGTTATATTAGGGGGAAGTAGACAAGGGCTCTGTTTTAATACTTCCCTTCGTCTTTCCTTGAAGAAATCACTGATCTGACACAGCAAGATTTGGTGAGTGCAATGGGGTGTAAACctagccagtctgtttctgctctcttgccaagTCCTTATAGAATTGTCATGCCTAACAGATTACTGTGAGACCAGACTTTTTAGCTTGACAATGACAGCATTTGAGTCACTGTCAACAGATCTGGGGCCAGGCTAGTAGAAACCTACTCTGCTTACCAGTCTTTTTAGCTAAcgttccactccttgccactcctgTCATTTGCCAAATTGCTTGTCTCTTTGatcttgaacacacacacatacacagctatGTATTTCTATACTTGTAAGGACTAACAAtggattcccattcaaaatcctattttccctaaccctaaccttaaccctaaccttaacccctaactcctaaccctaaccccaattctaaacctaaccttaattctaaccctaatcctGAACCTAACCCCTAAAATAACTTTTTTACTTGTTAAACATTGTCAGAATTTTAGCGGACTTCTGAGGACTTTTGGaactcacaagtatagtaaaacgtgtccacacacacacacacacacacacacacacacacacacacacacacacacacacacacacacacacacacacacacacacacacacacacacacacacacacacacacacaggaaatggcTTCTGAGGCTTACCTAATCTTTTTATACTCTCAAGTTTGGATTATTCATATGCataatttcacagtattttaACCCACACATTGAACATTCTCCAAAACAACTGATGTGGCCTGAGATTTCAAAAAGTGGTGGAGAGAGGCAATCCCGTAACTGTGTGGAATAGAAAATGTGAGTCATTTAGTTGAATCCTTGTCACCCCCACCCCTGCCATTTCATTTCTGCAAGTCCTATCAAAATGAGGAAACAGCAACTTCAGTGCATTACATACACCTGCTTATTCTATTCATAATGTAGCTGTAGTCTAGATGTAAAAGGATATCCACATCTGTAACTGGGGTTTAACTGCAGTCATTTGAGTAATGCGTTGGAGGAATTCAAACCACTGCAATTAGCATCCACATCTAATAAAACCATGCAACTCTGCAAGCATTACAATCTTGAATGATCTGCAACCCTTTGATTGGGCAACCTTTTGCTTTTGTTCTAGTTGTCAGAATGTTCTGGTAGTGCTATGGATCCTGCCTGATGTGACATTTGTTAATACTGAGAATATAGATGAACGTTAATGACAAAGTCCAATGGGTGAaacattcagatagaaatgtaataaTTAGAACTGAAACGATTCCCTATTCTATCTGACAGACATTTATATCTATTCTACATAATACATTTGTATATGAACATTTTATAACGTTGCACCATCCTGAACTGGCCCAGAgctttttatttattaatttttgGCCCATATCGATCCCCCCAGCTTTTTATTTTGTTGTTACAtgtacattctacacacattttacatacatggcaCTTTTTTCACAGTAGTTACATAGCAAGAATAAAGTATTTGTTACACATTACATCTGAATAGACAGTACTTAGTATACATAATACATCGTATTTTCAGCCATAACTATTATAGAATGTGAGCTTTTATGCAGGCCCAGATCTTACCTTTACAGTTGTGGGAGCTTATCATGTTGGCAGCactggagaggcagagggagagaaggatcgTGGGTTTCCAGTAAACGTTCATCTTGAAAGTTCTCAGTTTTGTCGTGAAATTGAAGCTCCCCTAGTATCCCTTCACAGTGCACAACAATCGGGGTAAATGCGACGATACACTGTATGCCAAGCAGACCGAGACAGTGACTGCTCTGCTCTACCTAGACATCACTCAACACATGCGTACATCTCATAAC
The Salmo salar chromosome ssa16, Ssal_v3.1, whole genome shotgun sequence DNA segment above includes these coding regions:
- the LOC106574316 gene encoding T-cell-specific surface glycoprotein CD28, with the translated sequence MNVYWKPTILLSLCLSSAANMISSHNCKDKLRTFHVVRVSVNGTASVSCPNLTGKDQEEMRFHLYLGLVEVGNHTHDSAHNHNSTETVSPVGEGLGLRVNEQDHTVSFVLSGMTTERAGVYTCEGQPMYPPPIEKVQDETQTVVLVEAYQCQAGKTVGCVESRVDGVPVWAWVLGFWVTILYGLAVTVIAFVIWLRLRRVKCSQSDYMNIKPKAPLRGPRKKQGVQHPIRMGRY